AAGGGGAGGTAAGTGCCGCTAGAGCAAGCAGGTTAGCACTCGATCCTGAATTTACCAGTCTCGCAAATCGGAGATTAAAAAAATCCGCGAATTTTTTCTCAAATTCCTCTGCAAAGCGGCCCGTGGTAAGCCAGAAATCCAGGCTTGAATCGATGAGATATTCTATTTCAAGATGATCAAATACTTTACCAGAAACTGGTATTGGACTAACCCCTGGAGCAAATGGTCTCGGCGCAAAGGCTACATCGTGATATTCCTTTACAAGTCCCACAATCTTTTTTCGAAGCTCTTGCTCAGAATGACTCATTCAACTACTCCATGTACTCTTTAATTTGTTGGATAGAGTAGGAAAGCATATTTTCTTCATTCCGAAACTCTTGTGTCCAATCGATAATCTTCTTTATGGCAACTTCTACATCCCATCGAGGTTTCCAATGAAGTTGCTCGCGGGCTTTTCCCGAACTCAACTTGAGGCAGGTTGTCTCATGCCCCAAGGTTAAGTCTGAGTCATAGCTACAGTGTGCTGGCTCAAACCACAATTCAGCAAGTGTTTCTGCAATCCAGCTTACAGGCCGAACGCCTTCATCTCCTGGACCAAAGTTCCAGGCGCCACAAAATCTTTCGCCATCATTTAGGAGATGTTCGGCAAGTAAGAGATAGCCGGACAGTGGCTCTAGGACATGCTGCCAGGGACGTATAGCGCTAGGATTTCTCAAAATAACCTTTTCACTTTTGAGAAAAGCCCTGATGCAGTCAGGGATAAGTCGATTTTCTGCCCAGTCTCCGCCTCCGATAACATTTCCCGCTCTTACGCTCGCTATGGCAGGCGTATCTCCGTTGAAGAACGATTGGTTGTATGCTGAAGTCACAAGTTCAGCACACGCCTTGCTATTTGAATATGGATCGAACCCACCCAGTCGATCGTTTTCACGATACCCCCATATCCATTCTTTGTTCTCATAACACTTATCAGAAGTCACCATTATGGCTGCCTTAACACATTTGGAAAGACGAATAGATTCTAACACATGTACTGTGCCCATTATATTTGTTGAGTACGTATCCACGGGAGTCTGATAGGATTCCTGAACAAGTGATTGGGCAGCAAGATGAAATATAATTTCAGGTTGAAATTCTTGTACTGCTTTATTGAGGCATTCTAAGTCTCTAACATCGGCATGATGCTCGGTTTCAATCAGAGAGCTTACGG
This window of the bacterium genome carries:
- the rfbG gene encoding CDP-glucose 4,6-dehydratase, producing MINREFWKGRRVFLTGHTGFKGAWLTMWLHHLGAQVAGYALKAPTTPSLYELCSVSSLIETEHHADVRDLECLNKAVQEFQPEIIFHLAAQSLVQESYQTPVDTYSTNIMGTVHVLESIRLSKCVKAAIMVTSDKCYENKEWIWGYRENDRLGGFDPYSNSKACAELVTSAYNQSFFNGDTPAIASVRAGNVIGGGDWAENRLIPDCIRAFLKSEKVILRNPSAIRPWQHVLEPLSGYLLLAEHLLNDGERFCGAWNFGPGDEGVRPVSWIAETLAELWFEPAHCSYDSDLTLGHETTCLKLSSGKAREQLHWKPRWDVEVAIKKIIDWTQEFRNEENMLSYSIQQIKEYME
- a CDS encoding lipopolysaccharide biosynthesis protein RfbH; translated protein: MSHSEQELRKKIVGLVKEYHDVAFAPRPFAPGVSPIPVSGKVFDHLEIEYLIDSSLDFWLTTGRFAEEFEKKFADFFNLRFARLVNSGSSANLLALAALTSP